In Sphaeramia orbicularis chromosome 10, fSphaOr1.1, whole genome shotgun sequence, the following proteins share a genomic window:
- the sh3tc2 gene encoding SH3 domain and tetratricopeptide repeat-containing protein 2 isoform X1 gives MALISWSCRLLGQMASCCCRPLLNSSCCGPLIKVCLSSFTDISPAELDALWREPPYTFGGANEHFSGNDIMTQGGGEEEDGPMVESGEGGAEPDSYWKRKEAFLRGSRVSLGEKFSSEIALLFTGRRRSSADPDWVLQEALRTRLRVVESNSQDVIQLFKDLSARLVSVHAEKDSFVLTFKTVEEIWKFSTYLALGYVARCLENFLCDQTFWLDPELLSDLEINVTVDEEHLATLYLGLLLQEGSFFAKALFTRSDKNEEEEEQLSFTKNDLLMVKDTGQDNMWEGTMLATGNHGLVPVNAMQPLPYPFYQWFLRKYPGSAGCSPAEKELFEHPIVTGTCVAVVDYTPVGQEELQLSEGDVVEIQGLLIRGLGVFIGTHTSTGHTGFVHKAHVKPLSTTPLDRQLVFLTEEERASLAQVNPCSPEPSDSDLLEKLFSSDISSVYRLDRLDESDFMYIRNRPKHDHKVSASARQSLMSEKSGGTPPYQSSPRASVSHSSPRLSFYHSYNPLPREGERLSFTLDDTFRELDEFQEDPPLFLEENSWDGEESELSDPTLTLLNHECFQEDFLPLYDLQHSFLWVTFSGKTEEELSGHLESVRECAKRMGMHWAHRRACFLLGRICARKLKLSQARVYYEEALSVTVDSFSDTPLLVALFTNLTAVYLKQRMTDKLPQTLEKASALLLCLPNHKFTSVDEVELLKLLLRRSVVMGDKYLEARVCYLISHLFLDLRKTDDALPFVERLQFLSVTITANDGQPIAPLDLNWLLSWLYHRKYMPYLALASLSLDSRQDHSLHEAFQKIELFIRNSVRLNPCWKEGTSLFPAQIVVYLQHALLIAEQGKDLKTQRDLCLGLASLYQQYGALVKAVRCAQQAVETGGHINEEEGFEASVLFGWLLVLTGQAEQAHGVLQPLLTSLQGTDSPTQRGVIHNLLALCLRRQGHISEAGWHLQSALIISRESGNQRNQALALANLGCLALDVGASRIAERFLVRSLHLFLELWESPTDEEHVQTYLWLGRSYKDRGRSQDMRACYEMGLLIALHARNLHSQMVVAKVLSRLYSDMLLYGQSIVYYEHCVSVSRELKDKRLEGEYLEILSSLYLSLNTEKSSRKSLDYTKQSLRISIDLGKREEESETWLQVGRIYYLIQEDELADMYLQAAVKTALRMNDSHFAMRIYEEAGDVYFKGHRNRMASLPFYRDGSLPFARSVRDIYSEFRLLSKLTELLMNHGEQEEALQYATLAVEVATETGVRQYERTAYHRLATVYYNLQQYEMAENYYLKSLSFCPPVLHHPTEARYYTKVYSRLGNLTLYKLKDAFDAMGYFHLALAAALEDQANPEALYVVYMKLAEIHGHHMPDAQLCQVYRDRAQSLKRVLAGEEGASVGQENMDGADAESGQRKEKDSGLGQTEMLRNGISTSMPEDGHCHHEVDPRTCIIHTNADDECTEKKEDPVVHPPDTDGPYVDACGSETATIASHSYSDSIFTESFDTAKEEITDSSSSTDTLQTYQKQTDQIRDSETDHIVPDQTPVNHTSEHENDHKAKLDAAIQAEQMKEKDADLDLNQMDFIQKDVSHEENQSDTDQTETLSTVSTEKSVDNYNYTDREKCETTETHVDFNDDYK, from the exons AAATTGCTCTGTTGTTCACTGGACGGAGGCGCTCCAGTGCAGATCCTGACTGGGTTTTACAGGAGGCATTACGCACCAGACTGCGAGTGGTGGAAAGCAACAGCCAGGACGTCATCCAGCTCTTTAAA GACTTGTCTGCACGTCTGGTGTCTGTCCACGCCGAGAAGGATAGCTTCGTACTTACATTCAAAACTGTGGAGGAAATCTGGAAATTCTCAACTTACTTAGCACTGG GTTATGTGGCTCGCTGTTTGGAGAACTTCCTATGTGATCAGACGTTCTGGTTGGACCCAGAGCTGCTCAGTGACTTGGAGATAAATGTAACAGTGGACGAGGAACATCTGGCCACGCTCTATTTGGGGCTTTTACTCCAAGAAG gATCCTTCTTTGCTAAGGCGTTATTCACAAGAAGTGATAagaatgaggaagaggaagaacagctgtcatttacaaaaaatgatctTCTGATGGTAAAGGACACAGGGCAGGACAACATGTGGGAGGGTACCATGCTCGCCACAGGAAACCACGGCCTGGTCCCAGTTAACGCCATGCAGCCCCTGCCTTACCCCTTCTACCA ATGGTTCCTGAGGAAGTACCCAGGCAGCGCTGGATGCTCACCAGCAGAAAAGGAACTGTTCGAACATCCTATTG TGACAGGGACATGTGTGGCAGTGGTCGACTACACTCCAGTGGGACAAGAGGAGCTCCAGCTGAGTGAAGGGGATGTAGTGGAGATCCAGGGTCTGCTCATCCGGGGTCTGGGTGTGTTCATAGGAACCCACACATCCACAGGACACACTGGCTTCGTACACAAGGCCCACGTCAAACCACTGAGCACCACACCTCT AGACAGACAATTGGTCTTTCTGACGGAGGAGGAGAGGGCCAGTCTGGCTCAGGTCAACCCGTGTAGCCCTGAGCCAAGTGACAGCGATCTGCTGGAGAAACTTTTCTCATCTGACATCAGCTCTGTGTACAGACTAG acagacTGGATGAGTCTGACTTCATGTACATCAGGAATCGACCAAAACATG ATCATAAGGTCTCTGCAAGTGCCCGACAGAGCCTCATGTCAGAGAAGAGCGGAGGGACCCCCCCATACCAATCCTCACCTCGAGCCTCGGTCTCTCACTCCTCCCCTCGTCTGTCCTTCTATCATTCCTACAACCCACTGCCACGGGAGGGAGAGCGTTTGTCCTTTACTCTGGATGACACTTTCAGAGAGCTGGATGAGTTCCAGGAGGATCCGCCTCTGTTCTTGGAGGAGAACAGCTGGGATGGGGAGGAATCTGAACTCAGTGACCCTACACTGACCCTGCTCAACCATGAATGTTTCCAG GAGGACTTCCTGCCTCTGTACGACCTCCAGCATTCTTTCCTGTGGGTGACCTTCAGCGGGAAAActgaggaggagttatcagggcATCTAGAAAGTGTCAGAGAGTGTGCAAAGAGGATGGGCATGCACTGGGCCCATCGACGGGCCTGCTTTCTCTTAGGAAGAATCTGTGCCAGAAAACTAAAGCTCTCACAG GCTCGTGTCTACTATGAAGAGGCTCTGAGTGTCACCGTAGACAGTTTTTCTGATACGCCACTCCTCGTTGCTCTCTTCACTAACCTCACAGCTGTTTACTTGAAGCAGCGGATGACAGACAAGCTCCCTCAGACCCTCGAGAAGGCCAGTGCCCTGCTCCTCTGTCTGCCCAACCATAAGTTCACCTCCGTGGATGAGGTGGAGCTGCTCAAACTACTCCTGAGAAGATCAGTGGTAATGGGGGACAAATACCTGGAGGCTCGTGTTTGCTACCTCATATCCCACCTCTTCCTGGACCTCAGGAAGACAGACGACGCCCTGCCTTTTGTTGAGAGACTCCAGTTCCTCTCAGTAACTATCACTGCCAATGATGGGCAGCCAATAGCTCCCTTGGACCTTAACTGGCTCTTGAGCTGGCTCTATCACCGCAAATACATGCCTTACTTAGCACTGGCCTCTCTGAGTCTGGACTCCAGGCAGGACCACTCCCTTCATGAAGCTTTTCAGAAGATTGAATTATTTATCAGGAACTCTGTTCGTCTTAACCCATGCTGGAAGGAAGGAACCTCCCTGTTCCCTGCCCAGATTGTGGTTTACCTTCAGCATGCTCTGCTCATAGCTGAGCAGGGAAAAGACCTCAAAACCCAAAGGGATTTGTGTTTGGGCTTGGCCTCACTCTACCAGCAGTACGGTGCTCTGGTTAAAGCAGTACGCTGTGCTCAGCAGGCCGTGGAGACAGGAGGGCACATCAATGAGGAGGAAGGCTTTGAGGCCTCTGTTCTGTTTGGCTGGCTGCTGGTGTTAACAGGCCAGGCTGAGCAGGCTCATGGTGTCCTCCAGCCACTCCTGACATCACTCCAG GGTACAGACAGTCCCACTCAGAGAGGAGTTATTCACAACCTCTTGGCTTTGTGTCTGAGACGACAGGGCCACATCTCAGAGGCAGGTTGGCATCTTCAGTCAGCCTTGATAATATCCAGAGAAAGTGGAAACCAAAGGAACCAGGCCCTGGCACTGGCTAATCTGGGCTGCTTGGCACTCGATGTTGGGGCATCCCGGATAGCAGAACGCTTCCTGGTCAG ATCTCTGCACCTTTTCCTGGAGCTCTGGGAAAGCCCTACAGATGAAGAGCATGTTCAGACCTACCTTTGGCTGGGGAGGAGCTACAAAGACAGGGGGAGGAGTCAGGACATGAGGGCCTGTTATGAAATGGGTTTACTTATAGCACTCCATGCCAGAAACTTGCACA GTCAGATGGTGGTGGCCAAGGTGCTGAGTCGGCTGTATTCTGACATGCTGCTGTATGGTCAGAGTATTGTCTACTATGAACACTGCGTGTCAGTGTCCAGAGAGCTGAAGGACAAGAGGCTGGAGGGGGAATATCTGGAAATCCTCAGCAGCCTCTACCTTTCACTCAATACTGAGAA ATCATCTCGTAAGTCTCTGGATTACACCAAGCAGAGCCTGAGGATTTCTATAGACCTGGGAAAGAGAGAGGAAGAATCAGAGACTTGGCTACAGGTGGGACGCATCTACTACCTCATCCAGGAGGACGAGCTAGCTGACATGTACTTACAG GCTGCGGTGAAGACAGCCCTGAGGATGAATGACTCCCACTTTGCCATGAGAATCTACGAGGAGGCAGGAGACGTTTACTTTAAAGGTCACAGGAACAGGATGGCCTCGCTGCCTTTCTACAGA GATGGCAGTTTGCCATTCGCCCGGAGCGTCAGAGACATCTATTCAGAGTTCCGCTTGTTGAGTAAACTGACAGAGCTGTTGATGAACCATGGGGAGCAGGAGGAGGCTCTGCAGTACGCAACCCTGGCTGTTGAGGTCGCCACCGAAACAG gtGTTCGACAATATGAGCGGACAGCCTACCACCGGCTGGCTACAGTCTACTACAACCTGCAACAGTATGAGATGGCAGAAAACTACTACCTCAAGTCTTTGTCTTTCTGCCCACCCGTGCTGCATCACCCTACAGAGGCTCGCTACTACACAAAGGTGTACAGCAGACTGGGCAATCTCACACTATACAAGCTTAAG GATGCTTTTGATGCAATGGGCTACTTCCATTTGGCTCTGGCAGCTGCCCTGGAGGATCAGGCTAACCCTGAGGCTCTGTATGTGGTCTACATGAAGCTGGCAGAGATCCACGGCCATCACATGCCTGATGCTCAGCTGTGCCAAGTGTACAGAGACAGAGCACAGAGTCTGAAGAGAGTTCTGGCTGGGGAGGAAGGCGCCTCTGTTGGTCAGGAAAACATGGACGGTGCAGATGCAGAGTCTGGCCAAAGGAAGGAAAAGGACTCCGGTTTGGGACAGACAGAAATGTTGAGAAATGGTATCTCCACTTCCATGCCTGAAGATGGTCACTGTCACCATGAGGTAGACCCAAGAACTTGTATAATCCACACAAATGCAGACGATGAATGtacagagaaaaaagaagatCCAGTTGTTCATCCTCCTGATACAGATGGGCCTTACGTAGATGCCTGTGGGTCTGAGACAGCGACCATCGCCAGTCATTCCTACAGTGACAGTATCTTCACCGAATCATTTGATACAGCGAAGGAGGAGATCACAGACTCCAGCAGCTCCACTGACACTTTACAAACTTATCAGAAACAAACAGACCAGATCAGGGACTCTGAAACTGATCACATTGTACCAGATCAAACGCCTGTTAATCACACAAGTGAACATGAAAATGATCATAAAGCAAAGCTTGATGCTGCCATTCAGGCggaacaaatgaaagaaaaagatgCAGATTTGGACCTTAATCAGATGGATTTTATCCAAAAAGATGTCAGTCATGAGGAaaatcaatctgacactgaccaGACAGAGACTTTAAGCACTGTAAGTACTGAAAAATCTGTggacaactacaactacacagaCAGAGAGAAATGTGAGACAACTGAAACACATGTAGACTTTAATGACGACTACAAATAG